A region of the Planctomycetota bacterium genome:
AACCGTGCCGGGACAGATCGTTGCGGCGGCCGGCGGCGGGACGGAACTGTGGTGGATTCTGCCGAAAGCGGAGGCGGGCACGGCGCAGGAATGGACGGCGCGGGTGTCGCGCGGGCCGGCGCCGACCAAGGACGCCTTCTCGTTTGCGGACACCGCGGGCGACCACCTGGACGTTCTGTTTGCGGGCCGGCCGGTCGCTCGCTACATGTACGCCAGCGACACGTCGACGGAGAAACGGGCCGGCGAGACGTACAAGCCGTACCTGCACGTCCTGGCGCCCGATGGAACGCTGCTGACGAAAGGCCCCGGCGGCCTGTACACGCACCACCGGGGGATCTTCATCGGGTGGATGAAACTGAAGTACGACGGGAACAAGGTGGGCGACTGGTGGCAGATGAAGGGCGTGCGCATGGTGCACCAGAAGTTCCTGGAGCAGTCGGCGGGGCCGGTGCTGGCGCGCGTGACGTCGCTCGTCAACTGGAACGACGGTGAAGGCAAGCCCGTCGTCATCGAGGAGCGGTCGATGACGGTGCTTCAGCCGGGCGGCGCGACGATCGCGACGATTCTTTTCCAGTCGAAACTCAAGGCCGCGCGGTGCGACATCGTTCTGGACGGCGACCCGGAGCACGCGGGCGTTCATTACCGGCCGGCGGACGAGGTGGAGAAGGCGGCGACGAAGTACGTGTTCCCGAAAGAGGACACGGACGTGAAGAAGGAGACCGACTTGCCGTGGGTGGGAATGAGTTACGTTCTCGGCGGGAAGAAATACAGCGTGCTTCAGATGAACGATCCGGGCAATCCGAAGGGCACGATCTGGTCGGCGTACCGGGACTACGGCCGGTTCGGGGCGTTCTTCAAGAAGGAAGTGAAGAAGGGGGAGACGCTCGAGGTGCGGTACGCCTTCCAGGTGATGGCGGGCGACCTGCCTTCGCGCGAGGTGTTGGCGGCGGAGTGGGAGTCGGTGGTGCATCGGCCGGCGGCGGAGGCGGCGAAGTAGGAATTCGGGGTTCGCGTGCGGCAAACGAGCGTGGCGGCCAACAACCACCGCGTCGTCTGCAACATCAACCCGAACACCGTCATGCAGGCGTACAACCCGGTGGAGGAGAACTTTCGCGATATCTACGTGGTCGAGAAGACCGGCACCAAGCAGGGCTGGTCGTTCCCCAGCCCGGACGAGGACTGGTTCACCGGCTACCCGCAGGAGATCGAGGCGTTCTACCCAGGCCTGGTACCGGGGCCTCTCGCGCTACCAGTGGTTTGTCCTGCTCGTGTGCTGGTTCGGGTGGTTGTTCGACACGATGGCCCAGCAACTGTTCACGCTGAGCCGCACGCCGGCGATCACGGCACTCCTGCCCGAGGGGACAGCGAAGGAGATCATCAAGTACTACGGCGGCGTCGCGACGATGATCCTGATCCTGGGGTGGGCCACCGGCGGCATCTTCTTCGGCTACCTGGGTGATAAGTGGGGCCGCGCCAAGACCCTGGTGGTGTCCGTCCTCTTCTACTCCCTTTTCACCGCGCTGTCCTCCCTTTCGGTATCGTGGATCGATTTTTCGATTTACCGGTTCCTGACGGGCCTGGGCGTGGGCGGCACGTTCGCCGCCGCCGTCTCGCTGGTGGCCGAGACCCTGCCCGCCCGCTCGCGGCCGTACGCCCTGGGGTTCCTCCAGTCGCTGGCGGCCTGCGGCAACGTGGTGGCGGCGGCTACCAGCCTCTACCTGAAGCCCAGCGCCATAATGTTCGGCTGGGACGGCTGGCGATGGCTGTTCCTGGTAGGCGCCCTTCCGGCCGTCCTGGTCATTTTTGTCATGCGCCGTCTGAAGGAGCCCGAGGCGTGGGTCCGCATCAAGGAGGCCGAGCGCCGCGGCGAGGCCAAGGCGGGCCAGAAACTCGGCAGTTGGAAGGAACTCTTCGGCGACCCGCGCTGGCGGCGCAACCTCATCGTCGGATTTATTCTGGGCCTGGCGGGCGTCGTCGGTCTGTGGAGCATCGGCTTCTGGCTGCCGGAACTCGTGCGCGAGGTCGTGACCGATAAGAGCGAGGGCGACCGCTACGTCGGCTGGGCCATGATCCTCTTCAACGGCGCTGCCGCGATCGGCACATACCTTTTCACGCTCATGATGGCCCGCCTGGGCCGGCGCCCGTCGTTCGCCCTGATGTTCCTGGTGGCTATCGTGTCGGTCTTCATCGTGTTCGGCTTTATGACGCAGCCGAACCAGATATGGTGGATGGCCCCGATCCTGGGCCTGGGGACGCTGACGATTTTCGGGGGGTACTCCATCTACTTCCCGGAACTGTTTCCGTCGCGCCTGCGGGCCTCTGGCGTCGGCTTCTGCTACAACACGGCGCGGTACTTGGCCGCCACGTTTCCCTTTGTGCTGGGGTACCTGACCACGGCGTACGCGGACCTGCACCTCACGCTCCTCAGTTCCCTGGGCAGCATTGACAGTCCGTTCCGCTACGCCGCCTTCACCGTCGCCAGCGTGTTTCTGCTGGGCCTGGCGGTGATCCCGTTCGGCCCCGAAACCAAGGGCAAGCCGCTGCCGGAATAAGGACACGCGCTCATGCAGTTCTCGCCATCCGTTTACGAGCACGCGGCGATCCTGATCCACCGGACGCCTTGGGAGGTCTCGCGCGACGCCGGGTTGCTCTTTGAGGGCCATGCCGCGGCGTACCGGCTGTACCAGCACCGGCCGATCGTCGTCGGCATCGACATCTACAACCTCGAGGCCGAGGCGTACGGCGCCGTCGTGCCGCGCCCCGACGGGGCGGGCATCCCCGCCATCAGCCAGCACCCGTTCAACGACCTGGACGCCCTGGCGGCGCTGCCGCCCTTCGACCCGCGCGCGGGCCGGCTGGGCATGGCCATCGCGGCCGCCGCGCGGCTGAAGCGCGAGTTCCCCGAGGCCGACGTCCGCATGCCCGTCAGCGGGCCGTTCTCCATCGCGGCCAACCTCATTGGCTTCGAGACGTTGCTGGTCGGCTGCCTGACGAAGCCCGACCGGGCCCGGGCCGCCCTCGCGCACGTGGCCCAGGGCCAGGTGCCGTTCGTGCGGGCGATTGCCGAGGCGGGCGTCGACGTCGCCTTCTTCGAGTCGGCGGCCACGCCGCCCCTGCTATCGCCCCGGCAATTCCGCGAGATTGAGGTGCCCGCCGTCCGGCCGCTGCTGGACCAGTTCGCCGAGATCGTGGGCCACCCGGTGGCGTTTGTGATCGGCGGCAACACGGTGCCCATTCTCGAGTTCATCCTGGGGATGGGCTGCGGCTACGTGTGCTGCCCCGTGGAAAGCGATCAGCCGGCCTTCATGGCGAAGATGCGGGCGCACCCGGAGGTTATGGTCCGCGTGAACATGGATCACCGCATCGTAGCCGGCGGGACATGGGACGAGAACCGCCGCGAGGCCGACCGCGTGGTGGCCCTGGCGCGAACCGTCAGGAAGTCGTGCATCGGCACGGGTGCCCTGCCGTACGAGACTCCGCCCGAGAACGTGCTGCGGCTCAAGGAGTACGTCGATCCTGTTTAGAGCCTATCCGAACCCCTGCGCAGCATCCTGCGGAGGCGCGCCGGGGTCTACTGCGGCCGGCTGCGAAGGCCGATGCCGGTACAAACCGGGCACATGGTTGACAGGTTGCCGATGGGTGGGCGAAAGGAGCATCGCCCATGCCGTGGAAGGAAACCTGTCCCATGAAGGAACGGTCGCGGTTCGTGGTGGAGCAGGAATCGGGGCGGTACGCGATGGCCGAACTGTGCCGCATCTTCGGCATCAGCCGAGAGACCGGCTACAAGTGGGTCGCGCGGTACGAGGCGGGAGGTCCGCCGGCGCGTCGGCCCGGTACGAATGACCGAAACCGCCGGCTTCCCCGGATGTTTAAGGAACATGCGAAAGGAGGCAGCATGTCGCTGTCGGGCGCTCGTCGCACGCGGCGGGAATTTCTGAGGACGACGGCAGCGGTCGTCGCGGCGCCGTACGTTCTGACGTCCAGCGCCCTCGGGGCGGCCGGCCGGCCGCCGGCGAGCGAGCGGATCGTCATGGGCTTTGTCGGCGTGGGCGGCCAGGGCTCGGGCGACATGGGCGGATTCATGGGCTTCCCGGAGGTCCAGGTCGTCGCCGTCTGCGACGTGGACTCCGCCTACCGCTCGCGGGCCAAGCAGAGCGCCGAGATCCGTTACGCCCAGGAGAAGACGAGCGGCACCTTCAAGGGCTGCGACGACTACAACGATTTCCGCGACCTCGTCACGCGCAAGGACATCGATGCCGTTTTCTGCGCTACGCCCGACCACTGGCACGCCGTCGTGACGGTCGAGGCCATGCGCAACGGCAAGGACATCTACTGCGAGAAGCCCGAGTCGCTGACGGTGCGCGAAGGCCGCATCATGGTCGAGACCGCCCGCCGCTACGGCCGCGTGTTCTCGGGCGGCAGCCAGCGCGTCTGGGAAGACTACAACTGGTACCACCGGATGATGCGGTCCGGCGCCGCCGGCGACCTCCAGGAGATATGGGTCAACATCGGCGGCCCGTCCGGCGAGATGCCGCGGCCCGCGATGCCCGTGCCCGAGGGCATGGACTGGGATATGTGGATCGGACCGGCTCCGTGGCGGCCGTACAACAAGGACTACCACCCGTTCAACTGGCGCGGCTGCCGGGACTTCTCGGGCGGCGGTATGACCGACTGGGGCGCCCACCATATCGGCGGCGCGCTCTTTGCCAGCCAGTTGTATGACAAGAGCCTGCCGGTGGAGATCATCCCCCCGGACGGGAAAGAGGTCAAGAACCTGACCTACAAGTATGCCAACGGCGTCCGGATGTACCTCGGCGGCGCGTGGGACGGGCCCCTGGGGTTCCGAGGCACCAAGGGAGAGGTGCCGGAGCGCGGCAAGCCGAGAGCGGTGCCTCCCGGCATCGACATCCCGCACTACAAGGGCCGCGGCGGGATATTAGGCGACTTCCTCCACTGCGTCCGCACGCGTGAGCGGCCGTTCCGCGACATCGAGATCGCCCACCGCACCGTCGCGACGTGCCACCTCGCCAACATCGCCTTCTGGACCGGCCGCGCGTTGAAGTTCGACCCGGTGAAGGAACTCTTCGTCGGCGACGAGGAGGCGAACCGCTGGCTCGACCGCCCGAAACGGGAGCCGTGGCGAATCTAACGGAAAAG
Encoded here:
- a CDS encoding PmoA family protein; protein product: MKRFLAGVAAVVMLAGWMGAVGSAAEGAEMRLVVRPQAAGTEVPVGAKVALPADLAGAEAGALRVEMASGGTTVPGQIVAAAGGGTELWWILPKAEAGTAQEWTARVSRGPAPTKDAFSFADTAGDHLDVLFAGRPVARYMYASDTSTEKRAGETYKPYLHVLAPDGTLLTKGPGGLYTHHRGIFIGWMKLKYDGNKVGDWWQMKGVRMVHQKFLEQSAGPVLARVTSLVNWNDGEGKPVVIEERSMTVLQPGGATIATILFQSKLKAARCDIVLDGDPEHAGVHYRPADEVEKAATKYVFPKEDTDVKKETDLPWVGMSYVLGGKKYSVLQMNDPGNPKGTIWSAYRDYGRFGAFFKKEVKKGETLEVRYAFQVMAGDLPSREVLAAEWESVVHRPAAEAAK
- a CDS encoding MFS transporter, whose product is MFDTMAQQLFTLSRTPAITALLPEGTAKEIIKYYGGVATMILILGWATGGIFFGYLGDKWGRAKTLVVSVLFYSLFTALSSLSVSWIDFSIYRFLTGLGVGGTFAAAVSLVAETLPARSRPYALGFLQSLAACGNVVAAATSLYLKPSAIMFGWDGWRWLFLVGALPAVLVIFVMRRLKEPEAWVRIKEAERRGEAKAGQKLGSWKELFGDPRWRRNLIVGFILGLAGVVGLWSIGFWLPELVREVVTDKSEGDRYVGWAMILFNGAAAIGTYLFTLMMARLGRRPSFALMFLVAIVSVFIVFGFMTQPNQIWWMAPILGLGTLTIFGGYSIYFPELFPSRLRASGVGFCYNTARYLAATFPFVLGYLTTAYADLHLTLLSSLGSIDSPFRYAAFTVASVFLLGLAVIPFGPETKGKPLPE
- a CDS encoding Gfo/Idh/MocA family oxidoreductase; translated protein: MPWKETCPMKERSRFVVEQESGRYAMAELCRIFGISRETGYKWVARYEAGGPPARRPGTNDRNRRLPRMFKEHAKGGSMSLSGARRTRREFLRTTAAVVAAPYVLTSSALGAAGRPPASERIVMGFVGVGGQGSGDMGGFMGFPEVQVVAVCDVDSAYRSRAKQSAEIRYAQEKTSGTFKGCDDYNDFRDLVTRKDIDAVFCATPDHWHAVVTVEAMRNGKDIYCEKPESLTVREGRIMVETARRYGRVFSGGSQRVWEDYNWYHRMMRSGAAGDLQEIWVNIGGPSGEMPRPAMPVPEGMDWDMWIGPAPWRPYNKDYHPFNWRGCRDFSGGGMTDWGAHHIGGALFASQLYDKSLPVEIIPPDGKEVKNLTYKYANGVRMYLGGAWDGPLGFRGTKGEVPERGKPRAVPPGIDIPHYKGRGGILGDFLHCVRTRERPFRDIEIAHRTVATCHLANIAFWTGRALKFDPVKELFVGDEEANRWLDRPKREPWRI